Proteins from a genomic interval of Hippocampus zosterae strain Florida chromosome 14, ASM2543408v3, whole genome shotgun sequence:
- the bag5 gene encoding BAG family molecular chaperone regulator 5 isoform X2, with protein MAVRWLCSLFGKPFDGGKRMEHAGSPPPPHEQQQQQQPMATEQAPQHPAMMRLYEVHREVTALGPQVCIFSGLPDDRDYKRLERELTRLLLEVDRVDTEGRAELQGARKRAAQEVEGLLRYLEDNARHPSRLAMEELSQEARRLVEARVVAPQRQGGAADVDDELVEALRRLVLRLTQVKTEGRVPLRKARYRALTRLCAVQDVLEGRTPQQTLSLPLSGETHAAVHCINQVMAKVSVARSQLVALLMGLSGRDSCAHLSRLLMEMQVELDALDVSGNAAVRNYRKQVVEEINGLLKHLDLEGEGEDTRRYDLAQNESIQQIEEARGHVRHLREAVLRHRAPGEPGFRPKAELQGLLTRLDQVDTAKNPCIREARRRAVVEVQALVTFLDLREALAGRRPGPEEPPAHRQVWAVLASLSELQARALGFDGKRADKSYAVLEELLTEQLLTLDAVDPRGDDGAKVARKQAVKFAQNVLNYLDMTTDEWEY; from the exons ATGGCTGTACGATGGCTATGCAG CCTCTTCGGGAAGCCCTTTGATGGTGGCAAGAGGATGGAGCACGCAgggtctccgccgccgccgcacgagcagcagcagcagcagcagccgatGGCAACGGAGCAGGCGCCCCAGCACCCGGCCATGATGCGGCTCTACGAAGTCCACCGCGAGGTGACGGCGCTGGGCCCTCAG GTGTGCATCTTCAGCGGCCTGCCCGACGACCGCGACTACAAGCGCCTGGAGCGCGAGCTGACGCGCCTCCTGCTGGAGGTGGACCGCGTGGACACGGAGGGCAGGGCCGAGCTGCAGGGGGCGCGCAAGCGGGCGGCGCAGGAGGTGGAGGGCCTGCTGCGCTACCTGGAGGACAACGCCCGCCACCCGTCCCGCCTGGCCATGGAGGAGCTGAGCCAGGAGGCGCGGCGGCTGGTGGAGGCCCGCGTGGTGGCGCCGCAGCGCCAAGGCGGCGCCGCCGACGTCGACGACGAGCTGGTGGAGGCCCTGCGCCGGCTGGTGCTGCGCCTCACCCAGGTGAAGACGGAGGGGCGGGTACCGCTGCGCAAGGCGCGCTACCGGGCGCTCACCCGCCTCTGCGCCGTCCAGGACGTCCTGGAGGGACGCACGCCGCAGCAGACGCTCTCGCTGCCGCTTTCGGGGGAGACGCACGCCGCCGTGCACTGCATCAACCAG GTGATGGCCAAGGTGAGCGTGGCGCGCAGCCAGCTGGTGGCGCTGCTGATGGGCCTGAGCGGGCGGGACAGCTGCGCTCACCTGTCGCGGCTGCTGATGGAGATGCAGGTGGAGCTGGACGCCCTGGACGTGTCGGGCAACGCCGCCGTCAGGAACTACCGCAAGCAGGTGGTGGAGGAGATCAACGGCCTCCTCAAACATTTGGACCTGGAGGGGGAGGGCGAGGACACGCGCAG GTACGACCTGGCCCAGAACGAGTCCATCCAGCAGATCGAGGAGGCGCGCGGCCACGTGCGGCACCTGCGCGAGGCGGTGCTGCGGCACCGCGCGCCGGGCGAGCCGGGCTTCCGGCCCAAGGCCGAACTGCAGGGCCTGCTGACCCGCCTGGACCAGGTGGACACGGCCAAGAACCCCTGCATCCGCGAGGCCCGGCGCCGCGCCGTGGTGGAGGTGCAGGCGCTGGTCACCTTCCTGGACCTGCGCGAGGCGCTGGCGGGCCgccgccccggccccgaggaGCCCCCCGCCCACCGGCAGGTGTGGGCGGTGCTGGCCAGCCTGTCGGAGCTGCAGGCCCGGGCGCTGGGCTTCGACGGCAAGCGGGCCGACAAGAGCTACGCGGTCCTGGAGGAGCTGCTGACCGAGCAGCTGCTGACGCTGGACGCCGTGGACCCGCGCGGCGACGACGGCGCCAAGGTGGCCCGCAAGCAGGCCGTCAAGTTTGCGCAGAACGTTCTCAACTATTTGGACATGACGACGGACGAGTGGGAGTACTGA
- the bag5 gene encoding BAG family molecular chaperone regulator 5 isoform X1 produces the protein MCANVFGVLKSLFGKPFDGGKRMEHAGSPPPPHEQQQQQQPMATEQAPQHPAMMRLYEVHREVTALGPQVCIFSGLPDDRDYKRLERELTRLLLEVDRVDTEGRAELQGARKRAAQEVEGLLRYLEDNARHPSRLAMEELSQEARRLVEARVVAPQRQGGAADVDDELVEALRRLVLRLTQVKTEGRVPLRKARYRALTRLCAVQDVLEGRTPQQTLSLPLSGETHAAVHCINQVMAKVSVARSQLVALLMGLSGRDSCAHLSRLLMEMQVELDALDVSGNAAVRNYRKQVVEEINGLLKHLDLEGEGEDTRRYDLAQNESIQQIEEARGHVRHLREAVLRHRAPGEPGFRPKAELQGLLTRLDQVDTAKNPCIREARRRAVVEVQALVTFLDLREALAGRRPGPEEPPAHRQVWAVLASLSELQARALGFDGKRADKSYAVLEELLTEQLLTLDAVDPRGDDGAKVARKQAVKFAQNVLNYLDMTTDEWEY, from the exons ATGTGCGCCAACGTGTTCGGAGTGTTGAAGAG CCTCTTCGGGAAGCCCTTTGATGGTGGCAAGAGGATGGAGCACGCAgggtctccgccgccgccgcacgagcagcagcagcagcagcagccgatGGCAACGGAGCAGGCGCCCCAGCACCCGGCCATGATGCGGCTCTACGAAGTCCACCGCGAGGTGACGGCGCTGGGCCCTCAG GTGTGCATCTTCAGCGGCCTGCCCGACGACCGCGACTACAAGCGCCTGGAGCGCGAGCTGACGCGCCTCCTGCTGGAGGTGGACCGCGTGGACACGGAGGGCAGGGCCGAGCTGCAGGGGGCGCGCAAGCGGGCGGCGCAGGAGGTGGAGGGCCTGCTGCGCTACCTGGAGGACAACGCCCGCCACCCGTCCCGCCTGGCCATGGAGGAGCTGAGCCAGGAGGCGCGGCGGCTGGTGGAGGCCCGCGTGGTGGCGCCGCAGCGCCAAGGCGGCGCCGCCGACGTCGACGACGAGCTGGTGGAGGCCCTGCGCCGGCTGGTGCTGCGCCTCACCCAGGTGAAGACGGAGGGGCGGGTACCGCTGCGCAAGGCGCGCTACCGGGCGCTCACCCGCCTCTGCGCCGTCCAGGACGTCCTGGAGGGACGCACGCCGCAGCAGACGCTCTCGCTGCCGCTTTCGGGGGAGACGCACGCCGCCGTGCACTGCATCAACCAG GTGATGGCCAAGGTGAGCGTGGCGCGCAGCCAGCTGGTGGCGCTGCTGATGGGCCTGAGCGGGCGGGACAGCTGCGCTCACCTGTCGCGGCTGCTGATGGAGATGCAGGTGGAGCTGGACGCCCTGGACGTGTCGGGCAACGCCGCCGTCAGGAACTACCGCAAGCAGGTGGTGGAGGAGATCAACGGCCTCCTCAAACATTTGGACCTGGAGGGGGAGGGCGAGGACACGCGCAG GTACGACCTGGCCCAGAACGAGTCCATCCAGCAGATCGAGGAGGCGCGCGGCCACGTGCGGCACCTGCGCGAGGCGGTGCTGCGGCACCGCGCGCCGGGCGAGCCGGGCTTCCGGCCCAAGGCCGAACTGCAGGGCCTGCTGACCCGCCTGGACCAGGTGGACACGGCCAAGAACCCCTGCATCCGCGAGGCCCGGCGCCGCGCCGTGGTGGAGGTGCAGGCGCTGGTCACCTTCCTGGACCTGCGCGAGGCGCTGGCGGGCCgccgccccggccccgaggaGCCCCCCGCCCACCGGCAGGTGTGGGCGGTGCTGGCCAGCCTGTCGGAGCTGCAGGCCCGGGCGCTGGGCTTCGACGGCAAGCGGGCCGACAAGAGCTACGCGGTCCTGGAGGAGCTGCTGACCGAGCAGCTGCTGACGCTGGACGCCGTGGACCCGCGCGGCGACGACGGCGCCAAGGTGGCCCGCAAGCAGGCCGTCAAGTTTGCGCAGAACGTTCTCAACTATTTGGACATGACGACGGACGAGTGGGAGTACTGA
- the bag5 gene encoding BAG family molecular chaperone regulator 5 isoform X3: MEHAGSPPPPHEQQQQQQPMATEQAPQHPAMMRLYEVHREVTALGPQVCIFSGLPDDRDYKRLERELTRLLLEVDRVDTEGRAELQGARKRAAQEVEGLLRYLEDNARHPSRLAMEELSQEARRLVEARVVAPQRQGGAADVDDELVEALRRLVLRLTQVKTEGRVPLRKARYRALTRLCAVQDVLEGRTPQQTLSLPLSGETHAAVHCINQVMAKVSVARSQLVALLMGLSGRDSCAHLSRLLMEMQVELDALDVSGNAAVRNYRKQVVEEINGLLKHLDLEGEGEDTRRYDLAQNESIQQIEEARGHVRHLREAVLRHRAPGEPGFRPKAELQGLLTRLDQVDTAKNPCIREARRRAVVEVQALVTFLDLREALAGRRPGPEEPPAHRQVWAVLASLSELQARALGFDGKRADKSYAVLEELLTEQLLTLDAVDPRGDDGAKVARKQAVKFAQNVLNYLDMTTDEWEY; this comes from the exons ATGGAGCACGCAgggtctccgccgccgccgcacgagcagcagcagcagcagcagccgatGGCAACGGAGCAGGCGCCCCAGCACCCGGCCATGATGCGGCTCTACGAAGTCCACCGCGAGGTGACGGCGCTGGGCCCTCAG GTGTGCATCTTCAGCGGCCTGCCCGACGACCGCGACTACAAGCGCCTGGAGCGCGAGCTGACGCGCCTCCTGCTGGAGGTGGACCGCGTGGACACGGAGGGCAGGGCCGAGCTGCAGGGGGCGCGCAAGCGGGCGGCGCAGGAGGTGGAGGGCCTGCTGCGCTACCTGGAGGACAACGCCCGCCACCCGTCCCGCCTGGCCATGGAGGAGCTGAGCCAGGAGGCGCGGCGGCTGGTGGAGGCCCGCGTGGTGGCGCCGCAGCGCCAAGGCGGCGCCGCCGACGTCGACGACGAGCTGGTGGAGGCCCTGCGCCGGCTGGTGCTGCGCCTCACCCAGGTGAAGACGGAGGGGCGGGTACCGCTGCGCAAGGCGCGCTACCGGGCGCTCACCCGCCTCTGCGCCGTCCAGGACGTCCTGGAGGGACGCACGCCGCAGCAGACGCTCTCGCTGCCGCTTTCGGGGGAGACGCACGCCGCCGTGCACTGCATCAACCAG GTGATGGCCAAGGTGAGCGTGGCGCGCAGCCAGCTGGTGGCGCTGCTGATGGGCCTGAGCGGGCGGGACAGCTGCGCTCACCTGTCGCGGCTGCTGATGGAGATGCAGGTGGAGCTGGACGCCCTGGACGTGTCGGGCAACGCCGCCGTCAGGAACTACCGCAAGCAGGTGGTGGAGGAGATCAACGGCCTCCTCAAACATTTGGACCTGGAGGGGGAGGGCGAGGACACGCGCAG GTACGACCTGGCCCAGAACGAGTCCATCCAGCAGATCGAGGAGGCGCGCGGCCACGTGCGGCACCTGCGCGAGGCGGTGCTGCGGCACCGCGCGCCGGGCGAGCCGGGCTTCCGGCCCAAGGCCGAACTGCAGGGCCTGCTGACCCGCCTGGACCAGGTGGACACGGCCAAGAACCCCTGCATCCGCGAGGCCCGGCGCCGCGCCGTGGTGGAGGTGCAGGCGCTGGTCACCTTCCTGGACCTGCGCGAGGCGCTGGCGGGCCgccgccccggccccgaggaGCCCCCCGCCCACCGGCAGGTGTGGGCGGTGCTGGCCAGCCTGTCGGAGCTGCAGGCCCGGGCGCTGGGCTTCGACGGCAAGCGGGCCGACAAGAGCTACGCGGTCCTGGAGGAGCTGCTGACCGAGCAGCTGCTGACGCTGGACGCCGTGGACCCGCGCGGCGACGACGGCGCCAAGGTGGCCCGCAAGCAGGCCGTCAAGTTTGCGCAGAACGTTCTCAACTATTTGGACATGACGACGGACGAGTGGGAGTACTGA
- the trmt61a gene encoding tRNA (adenine(58)-N(1))-methyltransferase catalytic subunit TRMT61A — MSFAEYSQEIRDGDVAIVYLGHESMMPVKVRHGAQTQTRYGAIRHSADLIGKRYGAKVTCSKGGWVYVLHPTPELWTVTLPHRTQILYTTDIATITLMLELKPGSVVCESGTGSGSLSHAILRTIAPTGHLYTVEFHQQRAQKAQEEFAEHRVDHLVTVANADVCRDGFGVTGVADAVFLDIPAPWEAVRHAKAALKAHGGRVCSFSPCMEQVQRTRQALLADNFEELNTLEVVLRVHEVRSVSMPMPDFGPQAEAPPAAPLRTTTPPREMPAHTGYLTFAAKPRDRRL, encoded by the exons ATGAGTTTTGCGGAGTACTCGCAGGAGATCCGCGACGGCGACGTGGCCATCGTGTACCTGGGCCACGAGTCCATGATGCCGGTGAAGGTGCGGCACGGCGCCCAAACGCAGACGCGCTACGGCGCCATTCGCCACTCGGCCGACCTGATCGGAAAGCGCTACGGCGCCAAGGTGACCTGCAGCAAAGGGGGCTGGGTCTACGTTTTGCACCCCACGCCCGAGTTGTGGACCGTCACGCTCCCGCACCGCACGCAGATCCTCTACACCACCGACATCGCCACCATCACGCTCATGCTGGAGCTCAAGCCGGGATCCGTCGTCTGCGAGTCGG GCACGGGCAGCGGCTCTCTGTCCCACGCCATTTTGCGCACCATCGCGCCGACGGGCCACCTGTACACGGTGGAGTTCCACCAACAGCGCGCCCAGAAGGCCCAGGAGGAGTTTGCCGAGCACCGCGTGGACCACCTGGTCACCGTCGCCAACGCCGACGTCTGCAGAGACGGCTTCGGGGTGACGGGCGTGGCCGACGCCGTCTTCCTGGACATCCCCGCGCCGTGGGAGGCCGTGCGGCACGCCAAGGCCGCCCTCAAAGCGCACG GAGGTCGCGTGTGCTCCTTCTCGCCCTGCATGGAGCAAGTGCAGAGGACGCGGCAGGCGCTGTTGGCCGACAACTTTGAGGAGCTCAACACCTTGGAGGTGGTGCTGAGGGTTCACGAGGTCCGCAGCGTCTCCATGCCCATGCCCGACTTTGGGCCCCAGGCCGAGgcgccgcccgccgcccccttgAGGACCACCACGCCGCCCCGCGAGATGCCCGCCCACACCGGCTACCTGACCTTCGCCGCCAAACCCCGAGACCGCCGCCTTTGA
- the ckba gene encoding LOW QUALITY PROTEIN: creatine kinase, brain a (The sequence of the model RefSeq protein was modified relative to this genomic sequence to represent the inferred CDS: deleted 1 base in 1 codon) translates to MGVEKGASINDDLRWRLSVDAEEKSAGAACCWTYIAGSFAGKIGIFVSVPASSCSNRPHICKQKDAAMPFGNTHNEMKLRYTSAQEFPDLSQHNNHMAKVLTPDMYDKLRARSTPSGFTLDDVIQTGVDNPGHPFIMTVGCVAGDEETYEVFKELLDPVIQDRHGGYKPSDKHKTDLDADHLQGGDDLDPNYVLSSRVRTGRSIRGFCLPPHCSRGERRAVEELSIQALASLSGDLKGKYYALKNMTDGEQQQLIDDHFLFDKPVSPLLLASGMARDWPDARGIWHNDNKTFLVWVNEEDHLRVISMQKGGNMKEVFQRFCTGLTKIESLFKDRGHAFMWNEHLGYVLTCPSNLGTGLRAGVHVKLPNMSKHAKFEDVLKRLRLQKRGTGGVDTAAVGGVFDISNADRLGFSEVELVQMVVDGVRLLVDMEKKLEKGQPIDDLVPAQK, encoded by the exons ATGGGGGTCGAGAAGGGGGCGTCTATAAATGATGATCTCCGCTGGCGTCTGTCGGTGGACGCGGAGGAGAAGAGTGCCGGAGCAGCTTGTTGTTGGACCTATATTGCGGGTTCTTTTGCA GGAAAAATAGGGATCTTCGTATCCGTCCCGGCTAGTAGTTGTAGTAATCGGCCGCACATCTGCAAACAAAAG GACGCCGCCATGCCGTTCGGGAACACGCACAACGAGATGAAGCTGCGCTACACGTCGGCGCAGGAGTTCCCCGACCTGAGCCAGCACAACAACCACATGGCCAAGGTGCTGACGCCCGACATGTACGACAAACTGCGCGCCAGGAGCACGCCCAGCGGCTTCACCCTCGATGACGTCATCCAGACCGGCGTCGACAACCCGG gtcacCCGTTCATCATGACGGTGGGCTGCGTGGCGGGCGACGAGGAAACCTACGAGGTGTTCAAGGAGCTCCTGGATCCCGTCATCCAGGACCGCCACGGAGGCTACAAACCTTCCGACAAGCACAAGACCGACCTGGACGCCGACCACCTGCAG GGTGGCGACGACCTGGACCCCAACTATGTGCTGAGCTCTCGCGTGCGAACGGGCCGCAGCATCCGCGGATTCTGCCTGCCGCCGCACTGCAGCCGCGGCGAACGCCGGGCCGTGGAGGAGCTCTCCATCCAAG CTTTGGCGTCCCTGAGCGGCGACCTGAAGGGGAAGTACTACGCCCTGAAGAACATGACGGacggcgagcagcagcagctgatcgacgaccacttcctgtttgacaaGCCCGTCTCGCCGCTGCTGCTGGCGTCCGGGATGGCCCGAGACTGGCCGGACGCCAGGGGCATCTG GCACAACGACAACAAGACCTTCCTGGTGTGGGTGAACGAGGAGGACCACCTGAGGGTCATCTCCATGCAGAAGGGGGGCAACATGAAGGAGGTCTTCCAGCGATTCTGCACCGGACTCACCAAG ATCGAGAGCTTGTTCAAGGATCGCGGCCACGCCTTCATGTGGAACGAGCACCTGGGCTACGTCCTGACGTGCCCGTCTAATTTGGGGACGGGCCTGCGGGCCGGCGTCCACGTCAAGCTGCCCAACATGAGCAAGCACGCAAAGTTCGAGGATGTCCTCAAGCGTCTGCGGCTGCAGAAGAGAGGAACCG GCGGCGTGGACACAGCGGCGGTGGGCGGCGTCTTCGACATCTCCAACGCCGACCGTCTGGGTTTCTCGGAGGTGGAGCTGGTCCAGATGGTGGTGGACGGCGTCAGGCTGCTGGTGGACATGGAGAAGAAGCTGGAGAAAGGACAGCCCATCGACGACCT